One region of Malania oleifera isolate guangnan ecotype guangnan chromosome 6, ASM2987363v1, whole genome shotgun sequence genomic DNA includes:
- the LOC131157145 gene encoding small ribosomal subunit protein eS10z-like — MSLILGPKVGPKPKPCYKTHYLRSRVLVYCNEREGSKRPPERPSPPPRRHHRPVATMIIPEKNRREISKYLFKEGVCYAKKDYNLAEHPEIHVPNLHVIKLMQSFKSKEYVRETFAWMHYYWFLTNDGIEFLRTYLNLPSEIVPATLMKSAKPPGRPVGGPPGPRGPPRFDGDRPRFGDRDGYRGGPRGAPGEFGDKGGAPADYQPSFRGSRPGFGRGSGSYGAGPTSSNLP; from the exons ATGAGTTTGATCTTAGGCCCAAAAGTAGGCCCAAAACCGAAGCCATGCTATAAAACACACTACCTCCGctctagggttttggtttattGCAACGAGCGAGAAGGGAGCAAACGACCACCAGAGCGCCCGTCGCCGCCGCCGCGTCGTCATCATCGCCCTGTCGCCACCAtg ATTATTCCGGAGAAGAACCGCAGAGAGATCTCCAAGTACCTTTTCAAAG AGGGAGTTTGCTATGCGAAGAAGGACTACAATCTCGCTGAACACCCAGAAATTCATGTGCCTAACCTGCATGTGATCAAGTTGATGCAGAGCTTCAAGTCTAAGGAATATGTGCGCGAGACCTTTGCTTGGATGCACTACTACTGGTTCCTCACCAATGACGGTATCGAGTTCCTCCGTACCTACCTCAATCTCCCTTCCGAGATCGTTCCTGCCACTTTGATGAAGTCCGCCAAGCCCCCTGGTCGCCCCGTGGGTGGTCCCCCAGGCCCCCG TGGCCCTCCTCGCTTTGATGGAGATCGACCGAGGTTTGGTGACCGGGACGGGTACCGTGGCGGTCCACGAGGAGCTCCGGGTGAGTTCGGCGACAAAGGTGGAGCTCCTGCAGACTACCAGCCTTCTTTTAGG GGTTCAAGGCCTGGCTTTGGTCGTGGAAGTGGCAGTTATGGTGCTGGTCCAACCAGCTCAAATCTTCCTTGA